From a region of the Arachis ipaensis cultivar K30076 chromosome B09, Araip1.1, whole genome shotgun sequence genome:
- the LOC107616033 gene encoding uncharacterized protein LOC107616033: protein MNVILLFAKPVPVPDDCIDPRWKWFKNCLGALDGTYIDVTVPEEDKSRYRTRKGSTSDSRVLRDAISRRNNLKIPIGNYYLVDAGYTNCKGFLAPYRQTRYHVQEWAYGRNAPRNFREYFNKKHSSARNIIERCFGLLKKRWAILRSPCFYQIKTQNKIIIACCLLQNFIRLNMDSDPEEDISLENEQVLIGEEHGDNQDGDDEMIDSVEGSNEWNDWRDNLAHEMYNEWMHSRIN from the exons ATGAATGTCAT CCTGTTGTTTGCAAAGCCTGTTCCTGTTCCAGATGACTGCATAGATCCCCGATGGAAATGGTTCAAG AACTGTCTAGGAGCATTAGATGGAACATATATAGATGTGACTGTCCCTGAAGAAGATAAATCAAGATACAGAACAAGAAAAG GATCCACATCGGATTCAAGAGTCCTTAGAGATGCAATTTCACGTCGTAATAACCTCAAGATACCAATTG GGAATTATTATTTAGTGGATGCTGGTTATACTAATTGCAAGGGGTTTCTAGCACCATATAGGCAAACTCGATACCACGTACAAGAATGGGCCTATGGTAGAAATGCGCCTAGAAACTTTCGAGAATATTTTAACAAGAAGCACTCTTCAGCTAGGAACATTATTGAACGTTGTTTTGGTTTATTGAAGAAGAGATGGGCAATTTTGAGGAGTCCTTGTTTCTACCAAATCAagacacaaaataaaataattattgctTGTTGTTTATTACAAAATTTTATTCGGCTTAATATGGACTCCGATCCTGAGGAGGACATATCACTTGAGAATGAGCAAGTGCTTATTGGAGAGGAGCATGGTGATAACCAAGATGGCGATGATGAAATGATTGATAGTGTAGAGGGCAGCAATGAATGGAATGATTGGCGAGACAACTTAGCACATGAAATGTACAATGAGTGGATGCATAGCCGAATTAATTAA
- the LOC110266939 gene encoding uncharacterized protein LOC110266939 — MDRHVWTDEETEVFVDFMEELVIEGRIADAGQFRPGSFEKLAAKMNERFSSGGFQITHCKNKVKRLKEKYQFAADMAGCSGFGWDDVKQCVVVDNKEILAAYMKKQGVRLYTPGKPFPLYTRLEKIFCKERANGDAAVCGNDAEEEVQMNGYEEMDEEDTDFFNSNHDCSESLLQQSNSVASSSGKKQGKKPSSFKAAKDTKIMKELTDTLKYVFDQQGKRLDAFAQAMVNTREEKKTGDILSELGFTDDEVISIALKFSTNPQLEKMFWSLENSQKTGFIRAILHT, encoded by the exons ATGGACAGACATGTTTGGACTGATGAGGAGACAGAGGTATTTGTTGATTTTATGGAGGAGCTTGTCATTGAAGGAAGAATAGCTGATGCAGGTCAATTTAGGCCTGGATCTTTTGAGAAACTTGCTGCAAAAATGAATGAGAGGTTTTCAAGTGGTGGTTTTCAAATAACTCATTGCAAAAACAAGGTTAAGAGGTTGAAAGAGAAATATCAATTTGCTGCTGACATGGCAGGCTGTAGCGGTTTTGGATGGGATGATGTGAAGCAATGCGTGGTTGTGGACAACAAAGAGATCCTCGCTGCTTATATGAAG aaACAAGGAGTAAGGTTGTATACTCCAGGAAAGCCTTTTCCCCTTTATACGCGTTtggaaaaaatattttgtaagGAAAGAGCAAATGGGGATGCTGCTGTATGCGGCAATGACGCTGAAGAAGAAGTGCAAATGAATGGGTATGAAGAAATGGACGAAGAAGATACGGATTTCTTTAACTCAAATCATGATTGTAGTGAATCTCTACTCCAACAATCAAATTCTGTGGCTTCATCTTCTGGgaagaaacaaggaaagaagcCTTCCTCATTTAAAGCGGCAAAGGATACCAAGATAATGAAGGAGTTAACTGACACGCTGAAATATGTGTTCGATCAACAGGGAAAGCGTTTGGATGCTTTTGCCCAAGCTATGGTAAACACTCGTGAGGAAAAAAAGACTGGTGATATACTCAGTGAACTTGGATTCACTGATGATGAAGTTATTTCTATTGCACTCAAGTTCTCTACAAATCCTCAACTGGAAAAAATGTTTTGGTCATTGGAAAATAGTCAGAAAACCGGATTTATTAGAGCTATATTGCATACTTAG
- the LOC107619555 gene encoding uncharacterized protein LOC107619555 isoform X2, which produces MLFMCRPPSILQFPKILGSLAKTNHCPTAISLFQQLQSRMEKKREIVELYRERLDNTLASPHMTNYHMLKNLVQTQLLHSSKQQGRTEFGFQRWEWLMVDEVQNDQTVTA; this is translated from the exons ATGCTCTTTATGTGTCGCCCTCCATCCATCCTTCAATTCCCCAAGATTTTGGGATCTCTTGCCAAGACCAACCATTGCCCCACCGCCATTTCCCTTTTTCAGCAATTGCAATCCAGG ATGGAGAAGAAAAGAGAGATTGTGGAGCTGTATAGGGAGAGGCTGGACAACACTCTTGCCTCACCTCATATGACAAATTATCACATGCTCAAAAACCTTGTTCAGACTCAACTCTTGCATTCTTCAAAACAACAAG GAAGGACTGAGTTTGGTTTTCAGAGGTGGGAATGGCTGATGGTTGATGAAGTACAAAATGATCAAACTGTAACtgcttaa
- the LOC107619555 gene encoding uncharacterized protein LOC107619555 isoform X1, with protein MLFMCRPPSILQFPKILGSLAKTNHCPTAISLFQQLQSRKMEKKREIVELYRERLDNTLASPHMTNYHMLKNLVQTQLLHSSKQQGRTEFGFQRWEWLMVDEVQNDQTVTA; from the exons ATGCTCTTTATGTGTCGCCCTCCATCCATCCTTCAATTCCCCAAGATTTTGGGATCTCTTGCCAAGACCAACCATTGCCCCACCGCCATTTCCCTTTTTCAGCAATTGCAATCCAGG AAGATGGAGAAGAAAAGAGAGATTGTGGAGCTGTATAGGGAGAGGCTGGACAACACTCTTGCCTCACCTCATATGACAAATTATCACATGCTCAAAAACCTTGTTCAGACTCAACTCTTGCATTCTTCAAAACAACAAG GAAGGACTGAGTTTGGTTTTCAGAGGTGGGAATGGCTGATGGTTGATGAAGTACAAAATGATCAAACTGTAACtgcttaa